From the Marispirochaeta aestuarii genome, the window CTCCAGGACCTTTCTCAAGTTTTTTATATGCACATCAATGGTCCGTTCATAGCCCTCCCAGGGATCATCCTGGATTATTCTCAGTAGATCCATTCGGGTAAACACCCGTCCAGGAGATTCAAGCATGCCTTTCAGCAGATCAAACTGGAGAGAGGTCAAATCCACCCGTTTTCCGTCGACATCTACACGGCGAGATTCAGGATCCACCTGCAGACCATGATACATCAGGGGTGCGTTCTTCCCGTTCCCTGCACGGACCTCGGCCATTCCTACCCTGCGTAGTTGTGCCCGTACCCTTGCGGCTAGTTCCTTGAAACTGAAGGGTTTTGTAACATAATCATCAGCGCCGGTATCCAGTCCAATGAGCTTGTCCTGTTCCTCTACCCTGGCGGTCAGAATGATGATCGGGATAGAGGACAACTCCCGGATGCGTCGGGTAACGTCTATTCCGTCCATCCTGGGCATCATTACATCAAGTATGGCTATATCGGGCCCTTCCCTGTGGAAGAGTTTCATGGCTTCCACCCCGTCGAAGGCAGAAACCACGCGATACCCCAGGGATGCAAAATAATCGAGCATCATGCGGTTGAGTTTTTTCTCGTCCTCCGCCACCAGGATACAGGCATTTTCCTCCACACGTGTCCTCCTGCTTTTTATTATATAACGCAGATATGAACAAAATGTGAAGGACAAACCCGGAGAAGACGATCAGGCGTCGCGTACAGTATCCCAGTCAATCTCCGCGGAATAGCCAAGGCGATGAACAATTTCTTTTATCCGTTCCAGCGAACCCGCATTGCCGCCATAGCTCACGGATATTTCACCTTTACTTGCGTCAACATTGACATCTGCAACACCCTGAACCTTTCGGCCGGCATGTTCTATGGTAAAAACACAGGAAGCGCAGGTAGCACCGCTCAGTTTGAGTTTAGCCTGCTTGGTGTTGGTTCGTTCCAGATCGTTTTTCATATGATTAAAATACTAAGATTTATCTCCAGTGAAAACACTCTTTTTTCGAATTACACCTCTGCGGATTCTGCGCAGTTATTCCTCCCACATTCACGCCCTACGCCAGGATAACCTACACATACTGAGGCACAGGTACCCGAACCACGCAGCGGGCGCTGAAAAGAGAAGGCATAGCTGTCGCAGCACAGGTGATCAGCCCGGTTTATACCTCTGCGAACTCTGCGCGGACATTCTTTCTCGTTCACACGCTATCCGAACTATCCAATGCTTCATGAGTCACAGGCACCGGAACCACGCAGAGGACGCTGAGAGGAGAAGGCATAGCTTTCGCAGCGCAGGTGATCAGCCCGGTTTATACCTCTGCGGATTCTTCGCGAACATTTCTCCTCCTTTTCACACTACACTACAATAACCAACGCTTCATGAGGCACAGGTACCCGAACCACGCAGCGGGCGCTGAGAAAAGGGGGCACAG encodes:
- a CDS encoding response regulator transcription factor, translating into MEENACILVAEDEKKLNRMMLDYFASLGYRVVSAFDGVEAMKLFHREGPDIAILDVMMPRMDGIDVTRRIRELSSIPIIILTARVEEQDKLIGLDTGADDYVTKPFSFKELAARVRAQLRRVGMAEVRAGNGKNAPLMYHGLQVDPESRRVDVDGKRVDLTSLQFDLLKGMLESPGRVFTRMDLLRIIQDDPWEGYERTIDVHIKNLRKVLEPDSRHPRYIQTVWGVGYKLEISNELPGAGINEA
- a CDS encoding heavy-metal-associated domain-containing protein, with amino-acid sequence MKNDLERTNTKQAKLKLSGATCASCVFTIEHAGRKVQGVADVNVDASKGEISVSYGGNAGSLERIKEIVHRLGYSAEIDWDTVRDA